A window from Synechococcus sp. RSCCF101 encodes these proteins:
- the groL gene encoding chaperonin GroEL (60 kDa chaperone family; promotes refolding of misfolded polypeptides especially under stressful conditions; forms two stacked rings of heptamers to form a barrel-shaped 14mer; ends can be capped by GroES; misfolded proteins enter the barrel where they are refolded when GroES binds): MAKRIIYNEQARRALEKGIDILAESVAVTLGPKGRNVVLEKKFGAPQIINDGVTIAKEIELEDHIENTGVSLIRQAASKTNDAAGDGTTTATVLAHAMVKAGLRNVAAGANAITLKRGIDRATDFLVQKIEEQAKPISDSSAIAQVGTISAGNDEEVGQMIADAMDRVGKEGVISLEEGKSMTTELEVTEGMRFDKGYISPYFATDTERMEAVLDEPYILLTDKKIGLVQDLVPVLEQIARTGKPLLIIAEDIEKEALATLVVNRLRGVLNVAAVKAPGFGDRRKAMLEDMAVLTNGQLITEDAGLKLENAKLEMLGTARRVTINKDTTTLVAEGNEVAVKARCEQIRKQIDETDSSYDKEKLQERLAKLAGGVAVVKVGAATETEMKDRKLRLEDAINATKAAVEEGIVPGGGTTLAHLAPTLEEWAAANLTGEELIGARIVASALTAPLMRIAENAGANGAVVAENVKSKPFTEGYNAANGEYVDMLSAGIVDPAKVTRSGLQNASSIAGMVLTTECIVADLPEKKEAAPAGGGGMGGDFDY; the protein is encoded by the coding sequence ATGGCCAAGCGCATCATTTACAACGAGCAGGCCCGTCGCGCCCTGGAGAAGGGAATCGACATCCTGGCTGAGTCCGTTGCCGTGACCCTCGGACCGAAGGGACGCAACGTCGTGCTCGAGAAGAAGTTCGGTGCTCCCCAGATCATCAATGACGGCGTCACCATCGCCAAGGAGATCGAGCTCGAGGACCACATCGAGAACACGGGTGTCTCCCTGATCCGTCAGGCCGCCTCCAAGACCAACGATGCGGCCGGCGACGGAACCACCACCGCCACCGTTCTGGCCCACGCCATGGTCAAGGCCGGTCTGCGCAACGTGGCGGCAGGAGCCAACGCCATCACCCTGAAGCGCGGCATCGACCGGGCCACCGACTTCCTGGTCCAGAAGATCGAGGAACAGGCCAAGCCCATCAGCGACAGCAGCGCCATTGCCCAGGTGGGCACCATCTCCGCCGGCAACGACGAGGAAGTCGGCCAGATGATCGCTGACGCCATGGACCGCGTCGGCAAAGAGGGTGTGATCTCCCTCGAGGAAGGCAAGTCCATGACCACCGAACTGGAGGTCACCGAGGGCATGCGCTTCGACAAGGGTTACATCTCCCCCTACTTCGCCACCGACACCGAGCGCATGGAAGCGGTGCTCGATGAGCCCTACATCCTCCTCACCGACAAGAAGATCGGTCTGGTTCAGGATCTGGTGCCCGTGCTCGAGCAGATCGCCCGCACCGGCAAGCCTCTGCTGATCATCGCCGAGGACATCGAGAAGGAAGCCCTGGCCACCCTGGTGGTGAACCGCCTGCGTGGGGTGCTCAACGTCGCCGCAGTCAAGGCTCCGGGCTTCGGTGATCGCCGCAAGGCCATGCTCGAGGACATGGCAGTGCTGACCAACGGCCAGCTCATCACCGAGGACGCCGGTCTCAAGCTCGAGAACGCCAAGCTCGAGATGCTGGGCACCGCCCGTCGTGTGACCATCAACAAGGACACCACCACCCTCGTGGCCGAAGGCAACGAGGTGGCGGTGAAGGCCCGCTGCGAGCAGATCCGCAAGCAGATCGACGAGACCGATTCCTCCTACGACAAGGAGAAGCTGCAGGAGCGTCTCGCCAAACTGGCCGGTGGCGTCGCCGTGGTGAAGGTGGGTGCGGCCACCGAAACCGAGATGAAGGACCGCAAGCTGCGCCTCGAGGATGCCATCAACGCCACCAAGGCGGCCGTTGAGGAAGGCATCGTTCCCGGTGGCGGCACCACCCTGGCTCACCTCGCCCCCACCCTCGAGGAGTGGGCAGCAGCCAACCTCACCGGTGAGGAGCTGATCGGTGCCCGCATCGTTGCGTCCGCCCTCACGGCTCCGCTGATGCGCATCGCCGAGAACGCCGGTGCCAACGGCGCGGTTGTGGCTGAGAACGTGAAGTCCAAGCCGTTCACCGAGGGGTACAACGCCGCCAACGGCGAGTACGTGGACATGCTCAGCGCCGGCATCGTCGATCCGGCCAAGGTGACGCGCTCCGGTCTCCAGAACGCGTCCTCGATCGCCGGCATGGTGCTCACCACCGAGTGCATCGTGGCTGATCTGCCCGAGAAGAAGGAAGCGGCCCCCGCCGGTGGCGGCGGCATGGGCGGCGACTTCGACTACTGA
- the msrB gene encoding peptide-methionine (R)-S-oxide reductase MsrB, with protein MPRRSVLQALLGVSLPLALPIPAALAASAADDPAWDLTPQQWRKRLSKEAFEVLRQEGTERPFSSPLNNEKRDGTFLCAGCGLPLFSSVTKYDSGTGWPSFYDHLPDAIRTKVDFKLIIPRTEYHCRRCGGHQGHVFNDGPRPTGKRYCNNGVALVFEPG; from the coding sequence CTGCCGCGACGCAGCGTCCTCCAGGCCCTTCTGGGTGTCTCCCTGCCACTGGCCCTGCCGATCCCGGCGGCGCTGGCCGCCTCTGCGGCAGACGATCCGGCCTGGGATCTGACGCCACAGCAGTGGCGCAAGCGCCTGTCCAAGGAAGCGTTCGAGGTGCTGCGCCAGGAAGGAACGGAACGCCCCTTCAGCAGTCCGCTCAACAATGAGAAGCGCGACGGCACCTTTCTCTGTGCCGGCTGCGGTCTACCCCTGTTCAGTTCGGTTACCAAGTACGACAGCGGCACCGGCTGGCCCAGTTTCTACGACCACCTTCCCGACGCGATTCGCACCAAGGTGGATTTCAAGCTGATCATCCCCCGCACCGAGTACCACTGCCGCCGCTGCGGCGGGCACCAGGGTCATGTCTTCAATGACGGCCCCCGACCCACCGGCAAGCGCTACTGCAACAACGGCGTCGCCCTGGTGTTCGAGCCCGGCTGA
- the secG gene encoding preprotein translocase subunit SecG, translating into MVATVLSWIWIATAILLIISVLLHSPKGDGMGGLAASGSSMFSSASSAEATLNRISWTLLTLFLGLAVILSAGWL; encoded by the coding sequence ATGGTCGCCACCGTCCTGTCCTGGATCTGGATCGCCACGGCCATCCTTCTGATCATCAGTGTTCTGCTCCACAGTCCCAAGGGAGATGGCATGGGTGGTCTGGCCGCCAGCGGCAGCTCCATGTTCAGCAGTGCCAGCAGCGCGGAAGCCACACTGAACCGCATCAGCTGGACGCTGCTGACCCTCTTCCTCGGACTGGCGGTGATTCTGAGCGCCGGCTGGCTGTGA
- the gpmI gene encoding 2,3-bisphosphoglycerate-independent phosphoglycerate mutase, producing MVLTILDGWGYRPQSDHNAIRQADTPVMDALWSAYPHTLIQASGADVGLPDGQMGNSEVGHLTIGAGRIIRQELVRIGQAVRNGDLAPNPALQSLAAELRSSGGTLHLMGLCSEGGVHSHVSHLIGLLEWAAANAINDVVIHAITDGRDTPARSAESALTTLQQAIDATGTGTVATLCGRYWAMDRDTRWERTERAYRLMAEPGEPSGASPLQALAASYADGVGDEFLEPVRLQPGHFKDGDGLICFNFRPDRMRQILHALVSRDFQGFERGPVPALDVVTFTQYERNLPVRVAFPPESLDGLLGQVVADAGLSQYRTAETEKYPHVTYFMNGGIEKPFAGEERHLVPSPRVATYDQAPAMSAVELTDSCIDAIRQGTYSLVVINYANPDMVGHTGRMEATTEAIAAVDASLGRLLEATNRMGGTMLITADHGNAEVMQGENGQPWTAHTTNPVPLILVEGEKRKLAGYGNAIQLRDGGGLADIAPTLLQILGLAQPANMTGESLVRPLSLPTLPRTPQPV from the coding sequence GTGGTGCTCACCATCCTCGATGGCTGGGGCTATCGCCCTCAGAGCGACCACAACGCGATCCGGCAGGCCGACACCCCCGTCATGGATGCGCTCTGGAGCGCCTACCCCCACACCCTGATCCAGGCCAGCGGAGCCGACGTGGGCCTTCCCGACGGGCAGATGGGCAACTCCGAGGTGGGGCATCTGACCATCGGTGCCGGGCGCATCATCCGCCAGGAGCTGGTGCGGATCGGCCAGGCCGTCCGGAATGGCGATCTGGCCCCGAACCCGGCTCTCCAGAGCCTTGCGGCCGAGCTCCGCTCCAGCGGCGGCACGCTCCATCTGATGGGACTGTGCTCCGAGGGGGGAGTCCACAGCCATGTGTCCCACCTCATCGGGCTGCTGGAGTGGGCTGCCGCCAACGCCATCAACGATGTGGTCATCCACGCCATTACCGATGGTCGTGACACCCCCGCCCGCAGTGCTGAGTCCGCACTCACCACGCTTCAACAGGCCATCGACGCAACGGGCACCGGAACCGTCGCCACCCTGTGCGGTCGCTACTGGGCCATGGACCGGGACACCCGCTGGGAGCGCACCGAACGCGCCTACCGGCTGATGGCCGAACCCGGCGAGCCCTCCGGGGCCTCTCCGCTGCAGGCCCTCGCCGCGTCCTACGCCGACGGAGTGGGCGATGAATTCCTTGAGCCCGTGCGTCTCCAGCCGGGCCATTTCAAGGATGGCGATGGGCTGATCTGCTTCAACTTCCGGCCCGATCGCATGCGCCAGATCCTGCATGCCCTGGTCAGCAGGGACTTCCAGGGCTTCGAGCGGGGTCCGGTGCCGGCTCTCGATGTGGTGACCTTCACTCAGTACGAACGGAATCTGCCGGTCCGGGTGGCCTTTCCGCCCGAGAGCCTCGACGGTCTGCTCGGTCAGGTGGTGGCCGATGCCGGCCTGTCGCAATACCGCACCGCGGAAACGGAGAAGTACCCCCACGTCACCTACTTCATGAACGGGGGCATCGAAAAACCCTTCGCCGGTGAGGAGCGGCATCTCGTGCCCTCACCGAGGGTCGCCACCTACGACCAGGCTCCCGCCATGTCCGCCGTGGAGCTGACCGACAGCTGCATCGACGCCATCCGTCAGGGCACCTACTCCCTGGTGGTGATCAACTACGCCAACCCCGACATGGTGGGCCACACCGGCCGCATGGAGGCCACCACCGAGGCGATCGCCGCGGTGGATGCCTCGCTCGGGCGCCTGCTCGAGGCCACCAACCGCATGGGCGGCACGATGCTGATCACGGCCGACCACGGCAACGCGGAAGTGATGCAGGGAGAGAACGGCCAGCCCTGGACCGCCCACACCACCAACCCAGTTCCATTGATCCTGGTGGAGGGGGAGAAGCGCAAGCTGGCCGGCTACGGCAATGCCATCCAGTTGCGTGACGGAGGCGGGCTGGCGGACATCGCACCCACCTTGCTCCAGATTCTCGGACTCGCCCAGCCTGCCAACATGACCGGTGAGTCGCTGGTGCGCCCCCTCAGCCTGCCGACTCTGCCCAGAACTCCCCAGCCCGTCTGA
- the pyrR gene encoding bifunctional pyr operon transcriptional regulator/uracil phosphoribosyltransferase PyrR translates to MERSSGAVDALQRVEILSAEALRRTIRRLASQVLESVQDAGDLVLLGIPTRGVALADVLAAEIERVSGHPVDRGTLDPTFHRDDLERVGTRLVEPTQLPASVEDREVVLVDDVIFTGRTVRAALEALQTWGRARRVQLVAMVDRGHRELPIQPDFCGRLVPTSRLERIHLCLAAIDGEEGVYLIKEPAAD, encoded by the coding sequence ATGGAACGAAGCTCCGGCGCGGTTGACGCCCTGCAGCGGGTAGAGATCCTCTCGGCGGAGGCTCTGCGCCGCACCATCCGACGCCTGGCCTCCCAGGTGCTGGAGAGCGTCCAGGACGCCGGCGATCTGGTGCTCCTAGGAATTCCTACCCGCGGCGTGGCCCTTGCCGATGTGCTGGCCGCCGAGATCGAACGCGTCTCCGGCCATCCCGTGGACCGCGGAACGCTGGACCCCACCTTCCACCGGGATGATCTCGAGCGGGTCGGCACGCGGCTGGTCGAACCCACGCAGCTGCCGGCGTCGGTCGAAGACCGGGAGGTGGTGCTGGTGGATGACGTGATCTTCACCGGGCGCACGGTGCGTGCCGCGCTGGAGGCGCTTCAGACCTGGGGCAGGGCCCGCCGCGTGCAGCTGGTCGCGATGGTGGATCGGGGCCACCGCGAACTGCCGATTCAGCCCGACTTCTGCGGCCGGCTCGTCCCCACCAGCCGGCTGGAGCGCATTCATCTCTGTCTGGCCGCGATCGACGGAGAGGAGGGCGTCTATCTGATCAAGGAGCCCGCCGCCGACTGA